The genomic region CCTGAAGCCGGGAGAATCTTACCGCGAAACGACAATATATAAATTCTCCACAAAATAAGAGAACCGCGCAACGGATAACCTCCCAACGAGGAGAGGAATAAATCTTCCAGGAAAGGGATAAGGAACGCTAGCATGAACACGCCTCCTCAAGTCGGCTTAGTTCTTCTCGATTACGTTGTTTTTTTCGCTTATTTCGCGGTAGTCATCGGCGTAGCGCTTTGGGTTTCGTTCCGGCCGCGCGGCCATGAACGGAATACGGAAGACTTCTTCCTCGCCAGCCGGGCGCTGCCCTGGTGGATCATAGGAACCTCGCTTATCGCTTCCAATATTTCCGCCGAGCAAATGATCGGCATGACCGGTTCGGCGTTCGCCGGGGGATTGGCCGTCATTTCCTACGAATGGATGGCGGCGGTAACGCTGCTCATCGTGGCCAAGTGGATGCTGCCCATCTTTCTGAAAATGCGCATCTATTCCATGCCGCAATATCTAGAGCAGCGCTTCGATTACCGCGTCAGCATGGGACTGGGCGTATTCTGGCTGTTGGTGTACGTCTTCGTCAATTTAACCTCGATCTCCTATCTTGGCTCGCTGACGCTGCAAAATTTGATCGGACCTCAATTTCTGGCGATAACGGGACATGAATTCAAACTCATTTACGGCGTAATCGGGCTGTTCGCCATTTCCTTCATTTATACGTTGACGGGCGGCCTCGCCGCCGTGGCCTGGACGGACGTCATACAGGTTTTCTTTTTGTTCGTCGGTGGTTTGGCGGTAACGTATTTCGGACTGAACCACATGACGGAAAACGGCGGAATCGTAGCGGGCTTTTCCGAACTCTGGACGAAAGCTCCGGATCATTTCCACACCGTCATGCCCTGGAATCATTCTCTGTATCCGTGGATCGGCGTTTTCATTGGAGGCATGTGGGCGGCCAACCTCAGCTATTGGGGCTGCAACCAGTACATCACTCAACGGGCGCTGGCGGGTAAGAATATTCAGGAAGCGCAGTACGGCCTGGTTTTCGCCGCTTTCCTCAAAATGATCGTTCCCATCGTCGTGCTGCTGCCGGGTATCGTGGCGTTCGCTCTCTATTCGGATCAGATTGCAAAGCCCGACAAAGCCTACGCCGTCCTGATCACCAATTTGGTTCCGGTCGGCTTTACCGGTTTGATTGTCGCCGCCATCGTTGCCGCCATCATTTCCTCGCTCAATTCGATGGTCAACAGCACCGCCACCATCTTCACGATGGACATCTATCGCAAACTCAATCCCAAAGCGACGGAAAAAAATCTAGTGTGGACGGGTCGGTTGACTTCCATCGTCGTCGTATTGATCGCGATTCCCATCGCTCCGTCGCTGGGCAACCTGGATCAGGCGTTTCAGTACATTCAGGAATACACAGGCATGGTCTCTCCCGGCGTAGTAGCCATTTTCTTCCTGGGCTTATTCTGGAAACGCTGCACGGCGGCGGCGGCTATGTGGATGGCCATCCTCACCATCCCGATTTCCGCTTTCCTGAAGTTCATGCCCATGCTGATGCGCGCCTACTTGCCGGACGTTTTCTCCGGCCTCCAAATTGCGGGATCGATCGCGGCGTTTCACGACGCGTTTCTCAATCGCATGGGCGTCGCCATGCTGCTGATCTTCCTCATCGGCTATTTCCTTTCCATTGAAACGAAACACGCCGCCCATGAAGATATAAAACTCGTAGGAACCGACGCCGCCTTCCGGACTCCGGCGTTGTTCAACGTATTGTCGATTTTAATCCTAGGTGTTCTGACAGCTTTGTATTTGCTCTTTAGGTAAGAACGATTTCTTGGGATCGAAACGAAAAAACGCCTCGCGGCGCTGGCTGCGGGGCGGTTTTTTATCAGGAACTGCTTGTTGCATTTCTTCTTACTAACTCAT from Candidatus Omnitrophota bacterium harbors:
- a CDS encoding sodium/solute symporter (Members of the Solute:Sodium Symporter (SSS), TC 2.A.21 as described in tcdb.org, catalyze solute:Na+ symport. Known solutes for members of the family include sugars, amino acids, nucleosides, inositols, vitamins, urea or anions, depending on the system.), giving the protein MNTPPQVGLVLLDYVVFFAYFAVVIGVALWVSFRPRGHERNTEDFFLASRALPWWIIGTSLIASNISAEQMIGMTGSAFAGGLAVISYEWMAAVTLLIVAKWMLPIFLKMRIYSMPQYLEQRFDYRVSMGLGVFWLLVYVFVNLTSISYLGSLTLQNLIGPQFLAITGHEFKLIYGVIGLFAISFIYTLTGGLAAVAWTDVIQVFFLFVGGLAVTYFGLNHMTENGGIVAGFSELWTKAPDHFHTVMPWNHSLYPWIGVFIGGMWAANLSYWGCNQYITQRALAGKNIQEAQYGLVFAAFLKMIVPIVVLLPGIVAFALYSDQIAKPDKAYAVLITNLVPVGFTGLIVAAIVAAIISSLNSMVNSTATIFTMDIYRKLNPKATEKNLVWTGRLTSIVVVLIAIPIAPSLGNLDQAFQYIQEYTGMVSPGVVAIFFLGLFWKRCTAAAAMWMAILTIPISAFLKFMPMLMRAYLPDVFSGLQIAGSIAAFHDAFLNRMGVAMLLIFLIGYFLSIETKHAAHEDIKLVGTDAAFRTPALFNVLSILILGVLTALYLLFR